The following coding sequences lie in one Maylandia zebra isolate NMK-2024a linkage group LG14, Mzebra_GT3a, whole genome shotgun sequence genomic window:
- the LOC143421969 gene encoding E3 SUMO-protein ligase ZBED1-like — translation MDFNMKTKYLQTSFFPEDHTGQNIAAGLKQALATWDLEERKLVCITTDNAANLILAAELNGWMRLQCFGHRLHLAIERAMKDHRIERAVGVCKKVVSTFSFSWKKKRELKRAQIDLKLPDHSLKTECPTRWGSRQAMVSRVLEQQKAIAHVLSQDKGTRHLIPSWQDIHVLEAINKTLGPLVEFTDALSGEKYEAAVMGTPVGNTEVADDGASNQKKRKKGLSSFFKAPHSTAPGAEHALQLDQAIAFELQAYLQAGTLDTEEDPLGWWKLSQNLFPRLSILAKKYLCIPATSASSERVFSTGGNVVNCLRASLKPDHVNRLVFLAKNL, via the exons ATGGATTTCAACATGAAAACGAAATATCTCCAGACATCATTTTTCCCAGAAGACCACACGGGGCAGAACATAGCTGCAGGTCTGAAACAAGCACTGGCTACGTGGGATCTGGAGGAGCGTAAACTCGTCTGTATAACCACAGACAACGCTGCAAATCTCATACTGGCTGCAGAACTGAATGGCTGGATGAGGCTCCAGTGCTTTGGGCACAGATTACATTTGGCCATAG aAAGAGCCATGAAAGATCACAGGATTGAGCGTGCAGTGGGGGTCTGCAAAAAAGTGGTCAGCACCTTTTCATtcagttggaaaaaaaagagagagctgaAAAGGGCACAGATAGACCTCAAACTGCCAGACCACTCCTTAAAGACTGAATGTCCAACCAGATGGGGATCTAGGCAGGCCATGGTTTCCAGAGTCCTTGAGCAGCAGAAGGCCATTGCCCATGTCCTCTCCCAAGACAAAGGAACCAGGCACCTCATCCCCTCATGGCAGGACATTCATGTCCTTGAGGCCATCAACAAGACCTTGGGACCTCTGGTTGAATTCACTGATGCACTTTCTGGAGAGAAATAT GAGGCTGCAGTGATGGGGACACCCGTTGGTAACACGGAGGTTGCTGATGATGGTGCATCAAaccaaaagaagagaaaaaagggcCTAAGCAGCTTCTTTAAGGCCCCTCACAGCACAGCTCCAGGTGCAGAACATGCTCTTCAACTGGACCAGGCCATAGCTTTTGAGCTTCAGGCCTACCTCCAGGCAGGGACCCTGGACACAGAGGAAGACCCACTGGGGTGGTGGAAGCTATCACAGAACCTCTTCCCACGACTCTCCATCCTGGCAAAGAAATATCTTTGCATCCCAGCCACAAGTGCCTCATCAGAAAGGGTCTTTAGTACTGGTGGAAATGTTGTCAACTGCCTGCGTGCATCCCTGAAGCCTGATCATGTCAATAGGCTGGTGTTTTTGGCTAAAAACCTTTGA